In a single window of the Arachis hypogaea cultivar Tifrunner chromosome 6, arahy.Tifrunner.gnm2.J5K5, whole genome shotgun sequence genome:
- the LOC112755782 gene encoding sister chromatid cohesion protein PDS5 homolog C isoform X1, producing the protein MASAERQLEEQLREAGNKLLDPPSSVDELLPLLDQIENCLSRVEQSPSQSTQNALSPALKALIADKLFKHSDVDVKVAVASCISEITRITAPDAPYDDDQMKEVFQLIVSSFESLHDMASRSYTKRTSILETVAKVRSCVVMLDLECDTLIVEMFKHFLKSVREEHPENVFSSMETIMTLVIEESEDIPLELLSPILGSVKKDNEEVLPIARKLGERVLECSASKLKPSLVQAVNTLGISLDNYSNVLASICQDTPGSMEQNDACATSEHVEGESKSTKEPVEESAQVAGEDAKEAEPPQQDSSITGRSPKSVMSNGIAQAGEEDALVDSKSGKTEDDTNCSNQTKGIDMPGKEEPNDLDAGKPDKSEKKLVQATKRRGRKINPSVRSAEPSEGSHLAVEKEAEKQTDSKSDRKEVPSSPQQDGCVEAAEPSENDKETDTKVPSPKTTEGEPDIASPSPSENKDENDSKKHVRSKKKDSSAKEVTIKEVATDDGLKKVDEGTSDSEAKPSRRSGKKIIDRSSDGKKTTVADSDKKGSGISDADAKKQSAKKVEESKKGSVGSSSRQSEVKKKRAPGKVSSDKGIAKSATKDEEKELVLSPKPASKSTKDDHPEETPKTSAKRKRTPAKENESNIKDGEGLVGTRVKVFWPDDDMYYEGVVDSFDRSKKKHKVLYDDGDMEILNLKKERWEILDSAAPDGEEGSEHRSPDVSDDNDILPEPAKKKGKTSDGKKAAFSKSGGATSSKSKGSSGKSSQKSKDSSKVDRKTKDNTPKTGGSKSIDAAPKASGKSKNSDGSKISKPKDDDVSVSKPSAKSKQETPKTGKSKQETSKSAASKSKSTKGGKSNGTGKMKASLLQVKDSESEDSEGSTKEMEEVKVKATSSSKSGTEVKSGKKRGRN; encoded by the exons CAAATTGAGAATTGCCTATCAAGGGTTGAACAGTCACCTAGCCAATCTACACAAAATGCACTCTCTCCGGCGTTGAAAGCATTAATTGCAGATAAACTTTTCAAGCATTCGGATGTTGATGTTAAAGTCGCAGTTGCCTCTTGCATCAGTGAGATAACAAGAATAACTGCACCTGATGCTCCTTATGACGATGACCAGATGAAG GAGGTTTTTCAATTAATTGTATCTTCATTTGAAAGTCTGCATGATATGGCAAGCCGATCATATACAAAGAGGACTTCAATTCTCGAAACAGTTGCAAAAGTCAGGTCGTGTGTGGTAATGTTGGATCTGGAATGTGATACCCTGATTGTAGAGATGTTTAAGCATTTCCTGAAGTCTGTTAG GGAGGAACATCCAGAGAATGTTTTTTCATCTATGGAAACTATCATGACCCTTGTTATAGAGGAAAGTGAAGATATTCCCCTGGAATTACTTTCCCCAATCTTAGGCAGTGTAAAGAAAGACAATGAG GAAGTTTTGCCAATCGCTCGAAAGTTGGGGGAGAGAGTCCTTGAATGTAGTGCAAGCAAGCTTAAACCTTCTTTGGTGCAAGCAGTGAATACATTGGGCATTTCTTTGGATAATTACAGTAATGTTCTTGCTTCAATATGCCAAGATACACCTGGAAGCATGGAGCAAAATGATGCATGTGCTACGAGTGAGCATGTG GAAGGTGAGAGCAAATCAACGAAAGAGCCAGTTGAGGAGTCAGCACAG GTGGCCGGGGAGGATGCTAAAGAAGCTGAACCACCCCAGCAAGATAGTTCTATCACTGGCAGATCCCCTAAGTCTGTCATGAGCAATGGCATTGCACAGGCTGGAGAAGAAGATGCTTTGGTAGATTCAAAATCTGGAAAGACGGAAGATGATACCAATTGTTCTAATCAGACAAAAGGTATTGATATGCCAGGTAAGGAGGAGCCCAATGATTTGGACGCTGGTAAACCcgacaaaagtgaaaaaaagttGGTACAAGCTACTAAGAGGAGAGGAAGAAAAATCAACCCATCAGTAAGATCGGCTGAGCCTTCTGAGGGTTCACATCTTGCTGTCGAGAAGGAAGCTGAAAAACAGACCGACTCTAAAAGTGACAGAAAGGAAGTTCCCAGTTCTCCTCAACAAGATGGGTGTGTTGAGGCTGCAGAACCATCAGAGAATGACAAGGAGACTGACACCAAGGTTCCATCACCCAAAACAACTGAAGGTGAACCTGATATCGCTTCTCCTTCGCCAAGTGAAAACAAGGATGAAAACGATTCAAAGAAACATGTACGGTCCAAAAAGAAAGATAGCTCTGCAAAAGAAGTCACTATAAAAGAAGTGGCCACAGATGATGGTTTGAAAAAGGTGGATGAAGGAACCAGTGATTCAGAAGCAAAACCCTCCAGGCGATCAGGAAAAAAGATAATTGATCGTAGTTCTGATGGGAAAAAGACTACTGTAGCTGATTCAGATAAAAAGGGAAGCGGGATAAGTGATGCAGATGCTAAAAAGCAGTCAGCAAAGAAGGTGGAAGAAAGCAAGAAGGGTAGTGTTGGATCCTCCTCAAGGCAGTCGGAGGTCAAGAAAAAGCGTGCACCGGGCAAAGTGAGCTCAGATAAGGGCATAGCAAAATCTGCCACTAAAGATGAAGAGAAG GAATTGGTGTTGTCACCCAAGCCCGCTTCAAAATCAACTAAAGATGACCATCCAGAGGAGACTCCCAAGACAAGTGCAAAGAGGAAGCGCACTCCAGCAAAAGAAAAT GAATCAAATATCAAAGATGGTGAAGGTCTTGTTGGTACACGGGTAAAAGTGTTTTGGCCAGATGATGACAT GTATTATGAAGGTGTAGTTGATTCCTTTGATCGTTCCAAAAAGAAGCACAAG GTTTTGTATGATGATGGTGATATGGAGATATTAAATCTTAAAAAGGAAAGATGGGAAATCCTTGATAGTGCTGCTCCAGATGGG GAGGAAGGGAGCGAGCATAGAAGTCCTGATGTTTCTGATGATAATGACAT CCTGCCCGAGCCagcaaagaagaaaggaaaaacaaGTGATGGGAAAAAGGCCGCTTTTTCTAAAAG TGGAGGAGCCACATCCAGCAAATCAAAGGGATCATCTGGGAAGTCGAGCCAGAAGTCCAAAGACAGTAGCAAAGTTGATCGCAAAACCAAGGACAATACTCCCAAAACAGGTGGCAGTAAATCTATTGATGCTGCACCGAAAGCATCTGGCAAGTCAAAGAACTCTGACGGTTCGAAGATAAGCAAGCCAAAAGATGATGATGTTAGTGTATCGAAACCCTCTGCCAAGTCTAAGCAAGAAACTCCGAAGACAGGAAAATCAAAGCAAGAAACATCCAAGAGTGCTGCTTCCAAATCAAAATCCACCAAAGGTGGGAAGTCCAATGGCACAGGCAAGATGAAAGCTAGTTTATTGCAGGTAAAAGATTCAGAGAGCGAGGACTCGGAGGGTTCAACCAAagagatggaagaagtgaaggtGAAGGCAACTAGTTCATCAAAGTCTGGAACTGAGGTGAAGAGTGGAAAGAAACGTGGAAGAAACTAA
- the LOC112755782 gene encoding sister chromatid cohesion protein PDS5 homolog C isoform X2: MKEVFQLIVSSFESLHDMASRSYTKRTSILETVAKVRSCVVMLDLECDTLIVEMFKHFLKSVREEHPENVFSSMETIMTLVIEESEDIPLELLSPILGSVKKDNEEVLPIARKLGERVLECSASKLKPSLVQAVNTLGISLDNYSNVLASICQDTPGSMEQNDACATSEHVEGESKSTKEPVEESAQVAGEDAKEAEPPQQDSSITGRSPKSVMSNGIAQAGEEDALVDSKSGKTEDDTNCSNQTKGIDMPGKEEPNDLDAGKPDKSEKKLVQATKRRGRKINPSVRSAEPSEGSHLAVEKEAEKQTDSKSDRKEVPSSPQQDGCVEAAEPSENDKETDTKVPSPKTTEGEPDIASPSPSENKDENDSKKHVRSKKKDSSAKEVTIKEVATDDGLKKVDEGTSDSEAKPSRRSGKKIIDRSSDGKKTTVADSDKKGSGISDADAKKQSAKKVEESKKGSVGSSSRQSEVKKKRAPGKVSSDKGIAKSATKDEEKELVLSPKPASKSTKDDHPEETPKTSAKRKRTPAKENESNIKDGEGLVGTRVKVFWPDDDMYYEGVVDSFDRSKKKHKVLYDDGDMEILNLKKERWEILDSAAPDGEEGSEHRSPDVSDDNDILPEPAKKKGKTSDGKKAAFSKSGGATSSKSKGSSGKSSQKSKDSSKVDRKTKDNTPKTGGSKSIDAAPKASGKSKNSDGSKISKPKDDDVSVSKPSAKSKQETPKTGKSKQETSKSAASKSKSTKGGKSNGTGKMKASLLQVKDSESEDSEGSTKEMEEVKVKATSSSKSGTEVKSGKKRGRN, translated from the exons ATGAAG GAGGTTTTTCAATTAATTGTATCTTCATTTGAAAGTCTGCATGATATGGCAAGCCGATCATATACAAAGAGGACTTCAATTCTCGAAACAGTTGCAAAAGTCAGGTCGTGTGTGGTAATGTTGGATCTGGAATGTGATACCCTGATTGTAGAGATGTTTAAGCATTTCCTGAAGTCTGTTAG GGAGGAACATCCAGAGAATGTTTTTTCATCTATGGAAACTATCATGACCCTTGTTATAGAGGAAAGTGAAGATATTCCCCTGGAATTACTTTCCCCAATCTTAGGCAGTGTAAAGAAAGACAATGAG GAAGTTTTGCCAATCGCTCGAAAGTTGGGGGAGAGAGTCCTTGAATGTAGTGCAAGCAAGCTTAAACCTTCTTTGGTGCAAGCAGTGAATACATTGGGCATTTCTTTGGATAATTACAGTAATGTTCTTGCTTCAATATGCCAAGATACACCTGGAAGCATGGAGCAAAATGATGCATGTGCTACGAGTGAGCATGTG GAAGGTGAGAGCAAATCAACGAAAGAGCCAGTTGAGGAGTCAGCACAG GTGGCCGGGGAGGATGCTAAAGAAGCTGAACCACCCCAGCAAGATAGTTCTATCACTGGCAGATCCCCTAAGTCTGTCATGAGCAATGGCATTGCACAGGCTGGAGAAGAAGATGCTTTGGTAGATTCAAAATCTGGAAAGACGGAAGATGATACCAATTGTTCTAATCAGACAAAAGGTATTGATATGCCAGGTAAGGAGGAGCCCAATGATTTGGACGCTGGTAAACCcgacaaaagtgaaaaaaagttGGTACAAGCTACTAAGAGGAGAGGAAGAAAAATCAACCCATCAGTAAGATCGGCTGAGCCTTCTGAGGGTTCACATCTTGCTGTCGAGAAGGAAGCTGAAAAACAGACCGACTCTAAAAGTGACAGAAAGGAAGTTCCCAGTTCTCCTCAACAAGATGGGTGTGTTGAGGCTGCAGAACCATCAGAGAATGACAAGGAGACTGACACCAAGGTTCCATCACCCAAAACAACTGAAGGTGAACCTGATATCGCTTCTCCTTCGCCAAGTGAAAACAAGGATGAAAACGATTCAAAGAAACATGTACGGTCCAAAAAGAAAGATAGCTCTGCAAAAGAAGTCACTATAAAAGAAGTGGCCACAGATGATGGTTTGAAAAAGGTGGATGAAGGAACCAGTGATTCAGAAGCAAAACCCTCCAGGCGATCAGGAAAAAAGATAATTGATCGTAGTTCTGATGGGAAAAAGACTACTGTAGCTGATTCAGATAAAAAGGGAAGCGGGATAAGTGATGCAGATGCTAAAAAGCAGTCAGCAAAGAAGGTGGAAGAAAGCAAGAAGGGTAGTGTTGGATCCTCCTCAAGGCAGTCGGAGGTCAAGAAAAAGCGTGCACCGGGCAAAGTGAGCTCAGATAAGGGCATAGCAAAATCTGCCACTAAAGATGAAGAGAAG GAATTGGTGTTGTCACCCAAGCCCGCTTCAAAATCAACTAAAGATGACCATCCAGAGGAGACTCCCAAGACAAGTGCAAAGAGGAAGCGCACTCCAGCAAAAGAAAAT GAATCAAATATCAAAGATGGTGAAGGTCTTGTTGGTACACGGGTAAAAGTGTTTTGGCCAGATGATGACAT GTATTATGAAGGTGTAGTTGATTCCTTTGATCGTTCCAAAAAGAAGCACAAG GTTTTGTATGATGATGGTGATATGGAGATATTAAATCTTAAAAAGGAAAGATGGGAAATCCTTGATAGTGCTGCTCCAGATGGG GAGGAAGGGAGCGAGCATAGAAGTCCTGATGTTTCTGATGATAATGACAT CCTGCCCGAGCCagcaaagaagaaaggaaaaacaaGTGATGGGAAAAAGGCCGCTTTTTCTAAAAG TGGAGGAGCCACATCCAGCAAATCAAAGGGATCATCTGGGAAGTCGAGCCAGAAGTCCAAAGACAGTAGCAAAGTTGATCGCAAAACCAAGGACAATACTCCCAAAACAGGTGGCAGTAAATCTATTGATGCTGCACCGAAAGCATCTGGCAAGTCAAAGAACTCTGACGGTTCGAAGATAAGCAAGCCAAAAGATGATGATGTTAGTGTATCGAAACCCTCTGCCAAGTCTAAGCAAGAAACTCCGAAGACAGGAAAATCAAAGCAAGAAACATCCAAGAGTGCTGCTTCCAAATCAAAATCCACCAAAGGTGGGAAGTCCAATGGCACAGGCAAGATGAAAGCTAGTTTATTGCAGGTAAAAGATTCAGAGAGCGAGGACTCGGAGGGTTCAACCAAagagatggaagaagtgaaggtGAAGGCAACTAGTTCATCAAAGTCTGGAACTGAGGTGAAGAGTGGAAAGAAACGTGGAAGAAACTAA